The proteins below come from a single Ignavibacteriales bacterium genomic window:
- a CDS encoding LIM domain-containing protein, translated as MISLLQLNRKEHHSLLINTLLIFLFLLTLNSNSNAQEKLYCHTCGSVITGKYLRVDNYNYHPEHFICSVCGKQIIGDYYKDNGKYYHKECEVKTKGLYCAYCNKILVGEYFVYENKKYHESCYENYILPKCSICNAPLKGVFNIDIYGNKYHKEHSAELNKCECCGRLICQALTGGGIKYPDGRNICNLCRRDAVFDQYQFKELLSIVSSRLVSFGIIVDMKRISILGVDKKFLTNKFKGAGELGQGYCDSQTRTQYENDKLVSNSTSHIIYVLNGVSKISVEATIAHELMHAWMLENTNGDHPDNIREGSSNYVSYLFLNSINDPAKNDQMKIIEKNSDPVYGGGFRYIFEKFDGKPVAEFLKYLKN; from the coding sequence ATGATATCATTACTTCAACTAAATAGAAAAGAACATCACTCCCTCTTAATAAATACATTATTAATCTTTTTGTTTCTATTAACGCTCAATTCGAATTCTAATGCGCAGGAGAAACTTTATTGCCACACTTGCGGTAGTGTGATAACGGGGAAATATCTTCGGGTTGATAACTATAATTATCATCCGGAACATTTTATCTGTTCGGTATGCGGAAAACAGATTATCGGGGATTACTATAAAGATAATGGGAAATATTATCATAAAGAATGCGAGGTTAAAACTAAAGGATTGTACTGCGCATACTGCAATAAAATTCTTGTAGGAGAATATTTCGTTTATGAGAATAAGAAATATCATGAAAGTTGTTATGAAAATTATATTCTTCCAAAATGTTCAATATGTAACGCACCATTAAAAGGGGTATTTAATATTGATATCTACGGGAACAAATATCACAAAGAACATTCCGCGGAATTAAATAAATGCGAATGCTGCGGCAGACTTATTTGTCAAGCGCTTACCGGCGGGGGGATTAAATACCCCGATGGAAGAAATATTTGTAATCTATGTAGAAGGGATGCGGTATTTGACCAATATCAGTTCAAGGAATTATTAAGTATCGTTTCTTCAAGACTTGTGTCATTTGGAATTATTGTAGACATGAAAAGGATTTCGATCTTAGGAGTAGACAAGAAATTCCTCACCAACAAATTCAAAGGTGCCGGTGAACTGGGGCAAGGATACTGCGACTCACAAACTAGAACTCAATATGAGAATGATAAATTAGTTAGTAATTCAACCTCACATATAATTTATGTTCTAAACGGCGTTTCCAAAATTTCTGTTGAAGCTACAATTGCGCATGAATTAATGCATGCTTGGATGCTGGAAAATACTAACGGAGACCATCCGGATAATATTAGAGAGGGGAGTTCTAATTACGTATCTTACCTCTTCCTTAATTCCATAAACGACCCTGCAAAAAATGACCAGATGAAAATTATAGAAAAGAATTCAGATCCCGTCTATGGAGGCGGATTCCGATATATATTTGAAAAATTTGATGGAAAACCGGTAGCCGAATTCCTTAAGTATCTTAAAAACTGA
- a CDS encoding class I SAM-dependent methyltransferase → MKQWYETLFENYGLQYDNENFTQGTIGECDFIEKEIGYNKQIRILDIGCGTGRHTIELTKRGYNVTGVDLSESQLKRAKEKAFISNLYINFQKQDARALTFSNEFDLVIMLCEGAFPLMETDEMNYQILQNAANALKNNGKLIFTTLNGLFPLFHSVKDFLANSTEAGNATYDSNSFDLMTFRDYSTTFAEDDSGNKLELNCSERYYVPSEITWLLKSLNFQTIDIFGAKLGAFNRSDRLTTDDFEMLIVANK, encoded by the coding sequence ATGAAACAGTGGTATGAAACTTTGTTTGAAAATTACGGATTACAATACGACAACGAAAACTTCACCCAAGGAACTATTGGCGAATGTGATTTTATCGAAAAAGAAATAGGGTATAACAAACAGATCAGAATATTGGATATAGGTTGCGGTACGGGGCGGCATACGATTGAATTAACAAAACGAGGTTACAATGTAACTGGAGTTGATTTGTCTGAATCACAATTGAAGCGAGCAAAAGAAAAAGCATTTATAAGCAATCTGTACATTAATTTTCAAAAGCAAGATGCAAGAGCATTAACATTTTCAAATGAATTTGATTTGGTAATTATGCTCTGTGAAGGGGCTTTTCCACTTATGGAAACAGATGAAATGAATTATCAGATTCTTCAAAACGCTGCGAATGCATTAAAAAATAATGGTAAACTTATTTTCACAACGTTAAATGGACTTTTTCCATTGTTCCATTCTGTCAAAGATTTCCTTGCTAACTCAACTGAAGCCGGGAACGCTACATATGATAGCAATTCGTTCGATCTAATGACCTTCCGTGATTACAGTACGACTTTTGCCGAAGACGATTCCGGCAACAAGTTAGAACTGAATTGCAGTGAAAGATACTATGTGCCTTCAGAAATTACTTGGTTATTAAAATCACTAAATTTTCAAACGATCGACATTTTTGGAGCTAAGCTAGGTGCATTTAATCGAAGTGATAGACTTACAACCGATGACTTTGAAATGTTAATCGTCGCAAATAAATAA
- a CDS encoding thioredoxin family protein, with translation MLRKPMLTSFLILFTFGLITAQEVKPQNADNIYNAALKEAKASDKNVFLLFHASWCGWCKRLEKAIQSNELKKIFEDNYVITHLDVEERGEKIALLENPGGSEIKKNFGGEEAGLPFYVFLDESGKKLADSNVSDNNSNLGYPGSNEEIDAFGKLLKLSAKHMSEKQFAAVKEYLQKNAPKPAPAPAPKK, from the coding sequence ATGTTAAGAAAACCAATGCTGACTTCATTTTTAATTTTATTTACGTTCGGATTAATAACGGCTCAAGAAGTAAAACCGCAAAATGCCGATAACATATATAACGCTGCGTTAAAAGAAGCAAAAGCATCTGACAAAAATGTGTTCCTTCTTTTCCATGCATCCTGGTGCGGATGGTGTAAACGTTTAGAGAAAGCAATTCAGAGCAATGAGCTCAAAAAAATATTTGAAGATAATTATGTTATTACTCATCTCGATGTTGAAGAAAGAGGAGAAAAAATAGCCCTATTGGAAAATCCGGGCGGAAGCGAAATAAAGAAAAATTTTGGAGGAGAAGAAGCCGGTTTACCTTTTTATGTTTTCCTTGATGAAAGCGGTAAAAAACTCGCCGATTCGAATGTAAGTGATAATAATTCTAATCTTGGTTATCCGGGAAGTAACGAAGAGATTGATGCATTTGGAAAATTGCTGAAGTTATCCGCGAAACATATGAGTGAGAAACAATTTGCCGCCGTAAAAGAATACCTTCAAAAGAACGCACCTAAACCGGCTCCGGCGCCTGCACCTAAAAAATAA
- a CDS encoding THUMP domain-containing protein produces MYEYQINNSFFAQVPGMMETFCEEELKELGAVNTKVAYRGVYFEASPEALYRINYTSRLISRVLAPLLTFQCVNTNTLIKTAEKIKWEEFFSVDKTFAITASVAKSQINNSLYASQCLKDGIADYFRKVSNGIRPDVNTVNPDVRINLHIEKDVAVISLDTSGESLHKRGYRLLAGEAPMQETLAAAIIRLSKWDGQNPLWDCMCGSGTILCEALMHYCRIPAQKLRTNFGFFYLPDFNKEIWENVKADLDSKIRPLPKGLISGSDKSQRIIPVAKENLSRLPFSENVELSGQPFQHVKQFENGTLITNPPYGIRMGDFEEVKKLYEELGDFIKQKCKGTTAFIYTGDPVLRKSIGLKTSRRIPLVNGKLEGVLVQIDSYEGSKKRYYAEYKAEEELQKKKPEE; encoded by the coding sequence ATGTACGAATATCAGATAAATAACAGTTTCTTTGCACAGGTTCCGGGAATGATGGAAACTTTCTGTGAAGAGGAACTGAAAGAATTGGGAGCGGTAAATACTAAAGTTGCATACAGAGGAGTTTATTTTGAAGCTAGTCCCGAAGCTCTTTACAGAATCAATTATACATCACGCTTGATATCTCGTGTGCTGGCACCTCTGCTTACATTTCAGTGTGTTAATACAAATACGTTGATAAAAACCGCCGAGAAAATTAAATGGGAAGAATTTTTCTCTGTGGATAAAACTTTTGCAATCACAGCTTCGGTAGCAAAAAGTCAAATCAATAATTCCTTATATGCTTCGCAATGTTTGAAGGATGGCATAGCAGATTATTTTAGAAAAGTTAGTAACGGAATTCGTCCTGATGTTAACACTGTTAATCCCGACGTTCGGATTAATCTTCATATCGAAAAAGATGTGGCGGTAATAAGTCTGGATACTTCGGGAGAGTCGCTTCATAAAAGAGGATACAGATTATTGGCGGGTGAAGCTCCGATGCAGGAAACACTTGCCGCGGCGATTATACGGCTGAGCAAATGGGACGGACAAAATCCTTTGTGGGATTGTATGTGCGGTTCGGGGACAATTCTTTGCGAGGCGTTGATGCATTACTGCAGAATTCCGGCTCAAAAGCTTCGTACAAATTTTGGGTTTTTTTACTTGCCCGATTTCAATAAAGAAATTTGGGAAAATGTGAAAGCAGATTTGGATTCTAAGATACGCCCGCTTCCAAAGGGATTAATAAGCGGAAGCGACAAATCTCAGAGAATTATTCCGGTGGCTAAAGAAAATTTATCCAGATTACCATTCTCCGAAAATGTTGAATTATCCGGTCAACCTTTTCAGCATGTAAAACAATTTGAAAACGGTACATTAATTACAAACCCGCCGTACGGAATCCGGATGGGAGATTTTGAAGAAGTAAAGAAACTTTACGAAGAGCTGGGTGATTTCATAAAGCAGAAATGCAAAGGAACAACTGCGTTTATCTACACTGGCGATCCGGTTCTTAGAAAATCGATCGGTCTTAAAACTAGCAGAAGAATTCCGCTTGTAAACGGAAAGCTTGAAGGCGTACTTGTTCAGATTGATAGTTATGAAGGAAGCAAAAAACGATATTATGCGGAATATAAGGCAGAGGAGGAATTGCAAAAGAAGAAACCCGAGGAATAA